The proteins below come from a single Zea mays cultivar B73 chromosome 8, Zm-B73-REFERENCE-NAM-5.0, whole genome shotgun sequence genomic window:
- the LOC100277394 gene encoding protein WHAT'S THIS FACTOR 1, chloroplastic: MDAKLLLPFPFAPAAATRSPKSLFLGAPLPPPPRPPPFPLRLRPRPAAVVAQAAVKRRKEAPFDTVIQRDKKLKLVLKLRNILVAQPDRVMSLRELGRFRRDLGLTRKRRLIALLRRFPGVFDVVEEGVYSLRFRLTPAAERLYLDELRLRNESEGLAVAKLRKLLMMSQEKRILIEKVAHLKHDLGLPPEFRDTVCLRYPQYFRVVRMDRGPALELTHWDPELAVSAAELAEEESRAREAEERNLIIDRPLKFNRVRLPKGLKLTRGEARRIARFKEMPYISPYADFSHLRSGSDEKEKHACGVVHEILSLTVEKRTLVDHLTHFREEFRFSQSLRGMIIRHPDMFYVSFKGDRDSVFLREAYKDSQLVEKNQLVLLKEKMRALVAVPRFPRRAAVGTGEEAEGMNGSLQSRDQVSDEEYDDEDEGLSDMEDLISELSGGKSDADYEWGDGWFGENDDSPPDFGDDEVKVAMKIADGSANGSAPVPVFPDGRPRERW, encoded by the coding sequence ATGGACGCCAAGCTGCTGCTCCCCTTCCCCTTCGCGCCGGCCGCGGCCACCAGGTCCCCCaagtcgctcttccttggcgccccgctcccgccgccgccgcggccgccgccGTTCCCGCTGCGCCTCCGCCCGCGGCCCGCGGCGGTGGTGGCGCAGGCCGCCGTGAAGCGCCGCAAGGAGGCCCCCTTCGACACCGTGATCCAGCGGGACAAGAAGCTCAAGCTGGTGCTCAAGCTGCGCAACATCCTGGTGGCGCAGCCCGACCGCGTGATGAGCCTCCGCGAGCTCGGCCGCTTCCGCCGCGACCTCGGCCTCACCCGCAAGCGCCGCCTCATCGCGCTCCTCAGGCGCTTCCCGGGCGTCTTCGACGTCGTCGAGGAGGGCGTCTACTCCCTCCGCTTCCGCCTCACGCCGGCCGCCGAGCGCCTCTACCTCGACGAGCTCCGCCTCAGGAACGAGTCCGAGGGCCTCGCCGTCGCCAAGCTCCGCAAGCTGCTCATGATGTCGCAGGAGAAGCGCATCCTCATCGAGAAGGTCGCGCACCTCAAGCACGACCTCGGCCTCCCGCCCGAGTTCCGCGACACCGTCTGCCTCAGGTACCCGCAGTACTTCCGCGTCGTCCGGATGGACCGGGGCCCGGCGCTGGAGCTCACGCACTGGGACCCCGAGCTCGCCGTCTCCGCGGCGGAGCTCGCCGAGGAGGAGAGCCGGGCGAGGGAAGCTGAGGAGAGGAACCTCATCATCGACCGCCCACTCAAGTTCAACCGTGTCAGGCTCCCCAAGGGCCTCAAATTGACGCGGGGGGAGGCCAGGAGGATTGCGCGGTTCAAGGAGATGCCCTACATTTCCCCATATGCCGACTTCTCGCACCTGCGCTCCGGATCAGACGAGAAGGAAAAGCACGCTTGTGGAGTGGTTCATGAAATTCTTAGCTTAACGGTGGAGAAGCGCACGTTGGTGGACCACCTCACGCACTTCAGGGAGGAGTTCAGGTTCTCGCAGTCCCTGCGCGGCATGATCATTCGTCACCCGGACATGTTTTACGTATCGTTCAAAGGGGATAGGGACTCGGTCTTCCTCCGTGAGGCGTACAAGGACTCGCAGCTGGTCGAGAAGAACCAGCTGGTGCTACTTAAGGAGAAAATGAGGGCTCTTGTGGCCGTACCACGCTTCCCCAGAAGGGCCGCAGTTGGGACTGGCGAGGAGGCTGAGGGAATGAATGGATCATTGCAGTCGCGGGACCAAGTGAGTGACGAGGAATACGACGATGAAGATGAGGGGCTCTCTGATATGGAAGATCTGATTAGTGAGCTTTCTGGTGGCAAATCGGATGCTGACTACGAGTGGGGTGATGGCTGGTTTGGTGAGAACGATGACTCACCGCCAGACTTTGGAGACGACGAAGTCAAGGTCGCCATGAAAATTGCTGATGGTTCTGCCAACGGCAGCGCACCTGTTCCTGTATTTCCTGATGGCAGACCAAGGGAACGGTGGTAA